From a single Streptomyces sp. 1331.2 genomic region:
- a CDS encoding nitroreductase/quinone reductase family protein, with protein sequence MPMSFNLNVIKEFRANGGRVGGPFEGGDLLLLTTTGARSGRPHTVPLGYVRAEGLLLVVASAAGAPEHPQWYRNLLAHPVARVELGTEAYDVIAVPAEGARRERLLAAVVRAAPGYGDYQARTERELPVVVLERPEPPADGPAPVVRTLADKVLEAHTWLRAQLRHVREEAHAHVPGLPAGLGLQLRQHCLAFCDGLTHHHNGEDAAIFPALARSHPELADVLARLDEQHRAIGLIKERLVELLAGIAVTEPERLRGELDRMSAELEAHLDHEEAELLPVLAGIPFPPAGPGPSANGS encoded by the coding sequence ATGCCCATGTCCTTCAACCTGAATGTCATCAAGGAGTTCCGCGCCAACGGCGGGCGGGTCGGCGGCCCGTTCGAGGGCGGCGACCTGCTGTTGCTGACCACCACCGGGGCCCGGTCCGGGCGGCCGCACACCGTGCCGCTCGGGTACGTCCGGGCGGAGGGCCTGCTCCTGGTCGTCGCCTCGGCCGCCGGGGCGCCGGAGCACCCGCAGTGGTACCGCAATCTGCTGGCCCACCCGGTGGCCCGGGTCGAACTCGGCACCGAGGCCTACGACGTGATCGCCGTCCCTGCCGAAGGCGCCCGCCGGGAGCGACTGCTCGCCGCCGTCGTCCGGGCGGCGCCGGGGTACGGCGACTACCAGGCGCGGACCGAGCGCGAGTTGCCGGTCGTCGTCCTGGAACGTCCCGAGCCGCCTGCCGACGGGCCGGCGCCCGTGGTACGCACCCTCGCCGACAAGGTGCTGGAGGCGCACACCTGGCTGCGCGCCCAGCTGCGCCACGTACGGGAGGAGGCGCACGCCCACGTTCCCGGCCTACCGGCCGGGCTCGGGCTGCAGCTGCGGCAGCACTGCCTGGCGTTCTGCGACGGGCTGACGCACCACCACAACGGCGAGGACGCCGCGATCTTCCCCGCCCTCGCGCGCAGCCACCCGGAGCTGGCCGACGTGCTGGCGCGGCTCGACGAGCAGCACCGGGCCATCGGGCTGATCAAGGAGCGGCTGGTGGAGCTGCTGGCCGGAATCGCGGTCACCGAACCGGAACGGCTCCGCGGCGAGCTGGACCGGATGTCGGCGGAGCTGGAGGCGCACCTGGACCACGAGGAGGCGGAACTGCTGCCGGTGCTGGCCGGCATCCCGTTCCCGCCGGCCGGGCCCGGACCTTCCGCGAACGGCAGCTGA
- a CDS encoding exonuclease SbcCD subunit D, with product MRLLHTSDWHLGRSFHRESLHDAQRAFLDHLVDVVRSEGVDAVLVAGDVYDRALPGLEAVAMFDDVLHRLADLGVPTVFISGNHDSARRLGVGAGLIGRAGIHLRTDPGRCAEPVLLADEHGPVAVYGLPYLEPTLVRERFGLARGGHAAVLGAAMDEVRADLAARPAGTRAVVLAHAFVTGGAPSDSERDIAVGGVASVPASVFDGVHYAALGHLHGCQTLAPHLRYSGSPLAYSFSEAKQRKSMWLVDLAADGSVAAERVPCPEPRRLATLRDTLEALLTEEKYAEHEQSWVQATLTDAARPSEPMEKLRRRFPHTLQLLFDPAESEAEPSRSYAARVSGRADLEIAEGFLRHVRPGAEPEPDELGWLRDGFEQVRESTDRKADLPR from the coding sequence ATGCGACTGCTGCATACCTCCGACTGGCATCTCGGGCGCTCGTTCCACCGGGAGAGCCTGCACGACGCCCAGCGCGCCTTCCTGGACCACCTGGTGGACGTGGTCCGGTCCGAGGGCGTGGACGCCGTGCTGGTCGCCGGGGACGTGTACGACCGCGCCCTGCCGGGGCTGGAGGCGGTCGCGATGTTCGACGACGTGCTGCACCGGCTGGCCGACCTCGGCGTGCCGACGGTGTTCATCAGCGGCAACCACGACTCGGCCCGCCGGCTGGGCGTCGGGGCGGGGCTGATCGGGCGGGCCGGGATCCACCTGCGGACGGATCCGGGCCGGTGTGCCGAGCCGGTGCTGCTGGCGGACGAGCACGGGCCGGTGGCGGTGTACGGGCTGCCGTACCTGGAGCCGACGCTGGTGCGCGAGCGGTTCGGGCTGGCCAGGGGCGGGCACGCGGCGGTGCTCGGGGCGGCGATGGACGAGGTGCGGGCCGACCTCGCGGCGCGCCCGGCCGGCACCCGCGCGGTGGTGCTGGCGCACGCCTTCGTCACCGGCGGCGCGCCGAGCGACAGCGAGCGCGACATCGCGGTCGGCGGCGTCGCCTCGGTGCCCGCCTCGGTGTTCGACGGGGTGCACTACGCCGCGCTCGGCCACCTGCACGGCTGCCAGACGCTCGCCCCGCACCTGCGCTACAGCGGCTCCCCGCTCGCCTACTCCTTCTCCGAGGCGAAGCAGCGCAAGAGCATGTGGCTGGTCGACCTCGCGGCCGACGGCTCGGTGGCCGCCGAGCGCGTCCCCTGCCCCGAGCCGCGCCGCCTCGCCACCCTGCGCGACACCCTCGAAGCCCTGCTCACCGAGGAGAAGTACGCCGAGCACGAGCAGTCCTGGGTGCAGGCCACGCTCACCGACGCGGCCCGGCCGAGCGAGCCGATGGAGAAGCTGCGCCGCCGCTTCCCGCACACCCTCCAGCTGCTGTTCGACCCGGCGGAGAGCGAGGCCGAGCCCTCCCGCTCGTACGCGGCGCGGGTGAGCGGCCGGGCCGACCTGGAGATCGCCGAGGGCTTCCTGCGGCACGTCCGCCCCGGCGCCGAGCCGGAGCCGGACGAGCTCGGCTGGCTGCGCGACGGCTTCGAGCAGGTCCGGGAGAGCACCGACCGGAAGGCGGACCTGCCCCGATGA
- a CDS encoding polysaccharide deacetylase family protein yields the protein MSTRPPTHGSTRLSALAASVALFTALAVPAASADTPASPGSPPAPTVNLATNPGFEVPAPNLADWGSIPGWSCTGGPAEAAVTTTAPHSGASALTVTPADADSTGECTQTVSVQPDTTYTASAWVRGNFVYLGATGTGRDVAPDWTESTQGGWQRLTTRFTTGPNAHSIRLYVHGWYQQGPFSVDDVRVDGPAPAPAAAAGSVPTTDKVVFFTVDDGWQRTPEAERFIADHRLPITAFPLPMPAAADPAFFQRVTAVPGSSIQDHSVSHSDLSKLPADQQQVEICDARDALTRIFGTAPVVFRPPFFTWNADTLQAAANCGIRTVITADADFSGGASNIWHPGPLQPGDVVLMHWTDTLATDLQRALAAADAAGLKPTGLADYLH from the coding sequence ATGTCCACGCGCCCGCCCACCCACGGCTCCACCCGCCTGTCGGCACTGGCCGCCTCCGTCGCGCTGTTCACCGCCCTCGCCGTGCCGGCGGCCTCCGCCGACACCCCTGCGAGCCCGGGCTCCCCGCCCGCCCCGACCGTCAACCTGGCGACCAACCCCGGCTTCGAGGTGCCCGCGCCGAACCTCGCGGACTGGGGCAGCATCCCCGGCTGGAGCTGCACCGGCGGTCCGGCCGAGGCCGCCGTCACCACCACCGCCCCGCACTCCGGCGCCTCCGCGCTGACCGTCACCCCGGCGGACGCCGACTCCACCGGCGAGTGCACGCAGACCGTCTCGGTCCAGCCCGACACCACCTACACCGCCTCCGCCTGGGTGCGCGGCAACTTCGTCTACCTGGGCGCCACCGGCACCGGCCGGGACGTCGCGCCCGACTGGACGGAGAGCACCCAGGGCGGCTGGCAGCGGCTGACCACCCGCTTCACCACCGGCCCGAACGCGCACAGCATCCGGCTGTACGTGCACGGCTGGTACCAGCAGGGCCCGTTCTCGGTGGACGACGTCCGGGTGGACGGCCCCGCACCGGCCCCGGCCGCGGCGGCGGGCTCCGTGCCGACCACCGACAAGGTCGTCTTCTTCACCGTGGACGACGGCTGGCAGCGCACCCCCGAGGCGGAGCGGTTCATCGCCGACCACCGCCTGCCGATCACCGCCTTCCCGCTGCCGATGCCGGCCGCCGCCGACCCGGCGTTCTTCCAGCGGGTCACCGCCGTACCCGGCTCCTCGATCCAGGACCACAGCGTCTCCCACTCCGACCTCAGCAAGCTCCCGGCGGACCAGCAGCAGGTCGAGATCTGCGACGCCCGCGACGCGCTGACCCGCATCTTCGGCACCGCGCCGGTGGTCTTCCGTCCGCCCTTCTTCACCTGGAACGCCGACACCCTGCAGGCCGCCGCCAACTGCGGCATCCGCACCGTGATCACCGCCGACGCGGACTTCAGCGGGGGCGCCTCCAACATCTGGCACCCGGGCCCGCTGCAGCCCGGCGACGTCGTCCTGATGCACTGGACCGACACCCTGGCCACCGACCTCCAGCGCGCCCTGGCCGCCGCCGACGCCGCCGGCCTCAAGCCGACCGGTCTGGCCGACTACCTGCACTGA
- a CDS encoding TetR/AcrR family transcriptional regulator C-terminal domain-containing protein — protein sequence MTARPESVPPYRRIADEIAGRIADGTLAPGAQVPSTRRIAREWNIALATAAKVLTTLRLEGLVETRPRIGTVVAAPAAAPATTTPATAVAPTVAVSPAAGRSVELTAERIVRAATEIADHEGLAALSMRSVAARLGVAAMSPYRYVPSKDDLVLLMADAAFGEESYPAEPPGEWRARLELGAHTLWRIYRRHPWLAQVGALTRPLILPALLDHAEWALAALDGHGLDAETMLDLHVLLYSYVQGIAVHLEREAQAEATTGLTEDQWMDRQGPALTAIVTGERHPVFARTTGSLGDGYDLDLDALFAFGLKPLLDGVAAMIESAGSESGSGSGHETRNGRASGNGRGADAGAALRPGGAAE from the coding sequence ATGACCGCGAGGCCCGAGTCCGTCCCGCCGTACCGGCGCATCGCCGACGAGATCGCCGGGCGGATCGCCGACGGCACGCTCGCGCCGGGCGCGCAAGTGCCCTCGACCCGGCGGATCGCCCGGGAGTGGAACATCGCACTGGCCACGGCCGCCAAGGTGCTCACCACGCTGCGGCTGGAGGGACTGGTCGAGACCCGGCCCCGGATCGGCACGGTGGTGGCTGCCCCCGCCGCCGCTCCGGCCACCACCACCCCGGCTACTGCTGTGGCACCCACCGTTGCGGTGTCGCCGGCCGCGGGACGGTCCGTCGAGCTCACCGCGGAGCGGATCGTCCGGGCCGCCACGGAGATCGCCGACCACGAGGGGCTCGCCGCGCTCTCCATGCGCAGCGTCGCGGCCCGGCTCGGCGTCGCCGCGATGTCCCCCTACCGGTACGTCCCGAGCAAGGACGACCTGGTGCTGCTGATGGCGGACGCGGCGTTCGGCGAGGAGTCGTACCCGGCCGAACCGCCGGGGGAGTGGCGGGCACGTCTGGAGCTCGGTGCGCACACGCTGTGGCGGATCTACCGGCGCCATCCATGGCTCGCCCAGGTCGGCGCGCTCACTCGCCCGCTGATACTGCCCGCCCTGCTGGACCACGCCGAGTGGGCGCTCGCCGCGCTCGACGGGCACGGCCTGGACGCCGAGACCATGCTCGACCTGCACGTCCTGCTCTACAGCTACGTCCAGGGGATCGCCGTCCACCTGGAGCGGGAGGCCCAGGCCGAGGCGACCACCGGTCTCACCGAGGACCAGTGGATGGACCGTCAGGGTCCGGCCCTGACGGCGATCGTCACCGGTGAGCGCCATCCCGTGTTCGCGCGGACGACCGGCAGCCTCGGGGACGGCTACGACCTCGATCTGGACGCGCTGTTCGCCTTCGGACTGAAGCCGCTGCTGGACGGCGTCGCCGCCATGATCGAGTCGGCCGGGAGCGAGAGCGGGAGCGGGAGCGGGCACGAAACCCGGAACGGACGCGCAAGCGGGAACGGACGCGGGGCCGACGCCGGGGCGGCCTTGCGACCGGGCGGGGCGGCGGAGTAG
- a CDS encoding SGNH/GDSL hydrolase family protein, translating into MIRPARALSIAAIAAGLTMTTLFAASSANAAGVNYVALGDSYSSGVGAGSYLSDGSNCKRSTNAYPYLWKNAHAPSTFKFVACTGARTGDVLNSQISALDSSTTLVSITVGGNDAGFASTMQTCVLSSDDDCISAVNTAKDYALNTLPGQLDNVYSAIKAKAPNAHVVVMGYPRIYKIGGDCIFGIGDTKRTAINGAADTLDGVLAKRAANAGFAFGDVRSIFTGHEICGNLTTWLNSTTLPVDESYHPKAAGQSGGYLPVFSQS; encoded by the coding sequence ATGATCCGCCCTGCCCGTGCCCTGTCCATCGCCGCGATTGCGGCAGGTCTGACCATGACGACGCTCTTCGCCGCCTCGTCCGCCAACGCCGCCGGTGTCAACTACGTGGCCCTCGGGGACTCGTACTCCTCCGGTGTCGGCGCCGGCAGCTACCTGAGCGACGGCAGCAACTGCAAGCGCAGCACCAACGCGTACCCGTACCTGTGGAAGAACGCGCACGCGCCGTCCACCTTCAAGTTCGTCGCCTGTACGGGTGCCAGAACGGGTGACGTCCTCAACAGCCAGATCTCCGCCCTGGACTCCAGCACCACGCTGGTCAGCATCACGGTCGGCGGCAACGACGCCGGCTTCGCCAGCACCATGCAGACCTGCGTCCTGAGCTCCGACGACGACTGCATCAGCGCCGTCAACACCGCGAAGGACTACGCGCTCAACACGCTGCCCGGCCAGCTGGACAACGTGTACTCGGCCATCAAGGCCAAGGCCCCGAACGCCCACGTCGTGGTGATGGGCTACCCGCGGATCTACAAGATCGGCGGCGACTGCATCTTCGGCATCGGCGACACCAAGCGCACCGCCATCAACGGTGCCGCCGACACCCTGGACGGCGTCCTCGCCAAGCGCGCCGCCAACGCGGGCTTCGCCTTCGGCGACGTCCGCAGCATCTTCACCGGCCACGAGATCTGCGGCAACCTGACCACCTGGCTCAACAGCACCACCCTGCCGGTCGACGAGAGCTACCACCCGAAGGCCGCCGGCCAGTCCGGTGGCTACCTCCCGGTCTTCTCGCAGTCGTGA
- a CDS encoding AAA family ATPase → MRLHRLTVTAFGPFAGSETVDFDALAAGGLFLLRGATGAGKSSVLDAVCFALYGEPPGTRRATRLRSDHADPKRLTEVRLELTLGGRRLQITRLPEQRRPKKVGAGTTVERAQTLLREWVEDTGDGSPGWRGLSKSHQEAGEEIHRLIGMNREQFCQVVLLPQGDFARFLKADSEERGKLLRRLFDTERYRHVEDWLAEQRRAQEATVQAGRRRLRDLVGRAEQAAGPGAEPAEDWVPAEDADAGLTADVLGWAAVLRSGAAEQLAVAEAALAGAEAAQRTAQQRREAAEELAGRQRRHREALARAERLAGFEPAAAEDRRRLAAAQDAVGVESALRLRESAAEAFRRAREAERRRRETLAGARGAEVRGLDGADAAGLAEAELRLRAEVVRLEAARAEERRCAELVREQRSLTADRRAAEELAEDAEDWLAEFEGELARLEERHSEARAATTKVEQLDGQRAEAATRLDAARERDGLRAGISAAEPRVAQLRAAALDAREHGLDLRDRRLAGMAAELAEQLRAGRPCRVCGSPEHPAPAQAAPGSRVGAEDEERARRAQAAAEQAWAEADQALTALRVREAAAAAAAGPDPVDVLARALAGLEREHRDARHTAEALGRVEQEIARLSRERTRRGDELHEARERAAVLTDRLQALDAEREALTARVAAARGEAASVADRAAALTRLTEDVAAAVGAARARAEAAARLDEAEDELGKAAAAAGFPDAAAALAVLLPREERERLEARLERHRAETAAVRSELALPELAGAAARPPVDLSAAAAALREATDRLGRAHAVRAAADERCGALAAIGRQLAGLAAELAPALDRYGRINRLAALAAGTSTENRLRMRLESYVLAARLEQVAAAASDRLVRMSGGRYTLVHSDDRGTGNRRSGLALRVVDAWTGTERDTATLSGGESFFASLSLALGLADVVTDEAGGMPLDTLFIDEGFGTLDEQSLEEVMDVLDGLRERERAVGIVSHVADLRTRIPAQLLVRKGRRGSTLALAEREDA, encoded by the coding sequence ATGAGGCTGCACCGGCTCACCGTCACCGCCTTCGGCCCGTTCGCCGGCTCCGAGACGGTGGACTTCGACGCGCTCGCCGCCGGCGGACTGTTCCTGCTGCGCGGGGCGACGGGCGCGGGCAAGAGCAGCGTGCTGGACGCGGTCTGCTTCGCCCTCTACGGCGAGCCGCCCGGCACCCGCCGGGCCACCCGGCTGCGCAGCGACCACGCCGACCCGAAGCGACTGACCGAGGTGCGGCTGGAGCTGACCCTCGGCGGGCGGCGCCTCCAGATCACCCGCCTGCCGGAGCAGCGGCGCCCGAAGAAGGTCGGCGCGGGCACCACAGTCGAACGGGCGCAGACCCTGCTGCGCGAGTGGGTCGAGGACACCGGCGACGGCTCGCCGGGCTGGCGGGGGCTCAGCAAGTCCCACCAGGAGGCCGGGGAGGAGATCCACCGGCTGATCGGCATGAACCGGGAGCAGTTCTGCCAGGTGGTGCTGCTGCCGCAGGGCGACTTCGCCCGCTTCCTCAAGGCCGACTCGGAGGAGCGCGGCAAGCTGCTGCGCCGGCTGTTCGACACCGAGCGTTATCGGCACGTCGAGGACTGGCTCGCCGAGCAGCGGCGCGCCCAGGAGGCGACGGTCCAGGCCGGCCGGCGCCGGCTGCGTGACCTCGTCGGCAGGGCCGAGCAGGCGGCCGGTCCCGGGGCCGAGCCCGCCGAGGACTGGGTGCCGGCCGAGGATGCCGACGCCGGGCTGACGGCCGACGTGCTCGGCTGGGCCGCGGTGCTGCGCAGCGGCGCGGCCGAACAGCTCGCCGTCGCCGAGGCTGCGCTCGCGGGCGCCGAGGCCGCGCAGCGCACGGCCCAGCAGCGGCGCGAGGCAGCCGAGGAGCTGGCCGGGCGGCAGCGCCGGCACCGGGAGGCGCTGGCCCGGGCCGAGCGGCTGGCCGGGTTCGAGCCCGCGGCGGCCGAGGACCGGCGCCGGCTGGCGGCCGCACAGGACGCGGTCGGGGTGGAGTCCGCGCTGCGGCTGCGGGAGAGCGCGGCCGAGGCCTTCCGGCGTGCCCGGGAGGCGGAGCGCCGCCGCCGCGAGACGCTGGCCGGCGCGCGTGGCGCGGAGGTCCGAGGGCTCGACGGGGCCGACGCCGCCGGGCTGGCCGAGGCCGAACTGCGGCTGCGCGCCGAGGTGGTGCGCCTGGAGGCGGCCCGGGCGGAGGAGCGGCGCTGCGCCGAACTCGTCCGCGAGCAGCGCTCCCTGACGGCGGACCGGCGTGCCGCCGAGGAGCTGGCCGAGGACGCCGAGGACTGGCTGGCCGAGTTCGAGGGCGAGCTGGCCCGCCTGGAGGAGCGACACTCCGAGGCCCGGGCGGCGACCACGAAGGTCGAGCAGCTGGACGGGCAGCGGGCCGAGGCTGCCACCCGTCTGGACGCAGCCCGGGAGCGCGACGGCCTGCGCGCCGGGATCTCGGCGGCCGAACCACGGGTCGCGCAGCTGCGCGCCGCTGCCCTGGACGCCCGCGAGCACGGTCTGGACCTGCGGGACCGGCGGCTGGCGGGCATGGCCGCCGAGCTGGCCGAGCAGCTGCGCGCGGGCCGGCCCTGCCGGGTCTGCGGCTCGCCCGAGCACCCGGCGCCCGCGCAGGCGGCGCCCGGCAGCCGGGTCGGCGCCGAGGACGAGGAGCGGGCCCGGCGGGCCCAGGCCGCCGCCGAGCAGGCCTGGGCGGAAGCCGACCAGGCACTGACCGCCCTGCGGGTGCGCGAGGCGGCCGCGGCCGCAGCGGCCGGTCCCGACCCGGTGGACGTGCTGGCCCGGGCCCTCGCCGGGCTGGAACGCGAGCACCGGGACGCCCGGCACACCGCGGAGGCACTGGGTCGCGTCGAGCAGGAGATCGCCCGGCTGTCGCGGGAGCGCACCCGCCGCGGCGACGAACTGCACGAGGCCAGGGAACGCGCCGCCGTCCTCACCGACCGGCTGCAGGCGCTCGACGCCGAGCGGGAGGCGCTGACCGCCCGGGTGGCGGCCGCCCGGGGAGAGGCGGCCTCGGTCGCCGACCGGGCCGCGGCCCTGACCCGGCTCACCGAGGACGTAGCCGCTGCGGTCGGAGCCGCCCGGGCCCGCGCGGAGGCGGCGGCCAGGCTCGACGAGGCCGAGGACGAACTGGGCAAGGCCGCCGCCGCGGCGGGCTTCCCGGACGCCGCGGCGGCACTGGCCGTCCTGCTGCCGCGCGAGGAGCGCGAGCGGTTGGAGGCCCGGCTGGAGCGGCACCGCGCGGAGACCGCCGCCGTCCGCAGCGAGCTGGCACTGCCGGAGCTGGCCGGGGCCGCGGCCCGTCCGCCGGTCGACCTGTCCGCCGCCGCGGCCGCGCTCCGCGAGGCCACCGATCGGCTCGGGCGGGCGCACGCCGTCCGGGCCGCGGCCGACGAGCGGTGCGGAGCCCTGGCCGCGATCGGCCGGCAGCTCGCCGGGCTCGCCGCCGAGCTGGCCCCGGCGCTGGACCGGTACGGCCGGATCAACCGGCTCGCCGCCCTGGCCGCCGGCACCTCCACCGAGAACCGGCTGCGGATGCGCCTGGAGTCGTACGTCCTGGCGGCTCGGCTGGAGCAGGTCGCGGCGGCGGCCAGCGACCGGCTGGTCCGGATGTCCGGCGGCCGCTACACCCTGGTGCACAGCGACGACCGGGGCACCGGCAACAGGCGCTCGGGCCTGGCCCTGCGGGTGGTGGACGCCTGGACGGGCACCGAGCGGGACACCGCGACGCTGTCCGGCGGCGAGAGCTTCTTCGCCTCGCTCTCCCTCGCCCTCGGCCTGGCCGACGTGGTCACCGACGAGGCCGGCGGTATGCCGCTCGACACCCTGTTCATCGACGAGGGCTTCGGCACCCTGGACGAGCAGTCCCTGGAGGAGGTGATGGACGTCCTCGACGGCCTGCGCGAGCGGGAGCGCGCGGTCGGCATCGTCAGCCATGTCGCCGACCTGCGCACCCGTATCCCGGCGCAGCTGCTGGTCCGCAAGGGCCGGCGCGGCTCGACCCTGGCGCTGGCCGAACGCGAGGACGCGTAG
- a CDS encoding AMP-dependent synthetase/ligase, whose protein sequence is MREFTSPAAAAPEAAGGLADSLYDTADRTPGLVQLSRRRTADGPWQDVTALEFRDEVLALAKGLLTHGVRYGDRVALMSRTRYEWTLFDYALWSIGAITVPVYPTAAPEQVRWILAETQAVACLVEDEDAAMTVGAVCDALPDLTGIWQLDRDCVAAITEDGRGVPDSLVHRQRLGVAARNIATVVYTSGTTGRPKGCLITHANLAAEADALLAGWGDVLRDTGGGRPATLLFLPLAHVYGRAVQIAAIRGGFRIGHVPDVSTAVLLPALESFRPTFLHAVPYVFEKIFQQARRAAEDAGRGELFEQARQVAVDWATAREQKAFGRGPGPGAALRLRHLAYERTVYPRLRAVLGGRVRSVMSGGSTLRRELGLFFSGAGLQLYEGYGLTETTAAITANPAGRQKLGTVGQPVPGASVAIADDGEVWVRGASVFDGYLNHPRCTAESMVDGWFATGDLGRLDEDGYLTITGRKKDLIVTSSGKNLAPAALEERVEAHPLVSQCLVVGDDRPYVAALITLDPAALAHWLKTRGREQLDPWAVLADEELHVEIQRAVAAANTAVSRAESIRAFRLLPREFSQEQGLLTPSLKLRREAAAEYYAEDIEELYLN, encoded by the coding sequence GTGCGCGAGTTCACCAGCCCCGCCGCGGCCGCCCCCGAGGCCGCCGGAGGACTCGCCGACTCCCTCTACGACACCGCCGACCGGACCCCCGGCCTGGTCCAGCTGTCCCGGCGGCGGACGGCGGACGGACCGTGGCAGGACGTCACCGCCCTGGAGTTCCGGGACGAGGTGCTCGCCCTGGCCAAGGGCCTGCTCACCCACGGCGTCCGCTACGGCGACCGGGTCGCCCTGATGTCCCGCACCCGCTACGAGTGGACGCTCTTCGACTACGCGCTCTGGTCGATCGGCGCGATCACCGTCCCGGTCTACCCGACGGCCGCCCCCGAGCAGGTGCGCTGGATCCTCGCCGAGACCCAGGCGGTGGCCTGCCTGGTCGAGGACGAGGACGCCGCGATGACGGTCGGCGCGGTCTGCGACGCGCTGCCCGACCTCACCGGCATCTGGCAGCTGGACCGCGACTGCGTCGCCGCGATCACCGAGGACGGCCGGGGCGTGCCCGACTCGCTGGTGCACCGCCAACGCCTCGGCGTGGCCGCCCGGAACATCGCCACCGTCGTCTACACCTCCGGCACCACCGGCCGCCCCAAGGGCTGCCTGATCACCCACGCCAACCTGGCCGCCGAGGCCGACGCCCTGCTCGCCGGCTGGGGCGACGTCCTGCGCGACACCGGCGGCGGCCGGCCCGCCACCCTGCTGTTCCTGCCGCTCGCCCACGTGTACGGGCGGGCCGTGCAGATCGCGGCGATCCGCGGCGGCTTCCGGATCGGCCACGTCCCCGACGTCTCCACCGCCGTCCTGCTGCCCGCGCTGGAGAGCTTCCGACCGACCTTCCTGCACGCCGTCCCCTACGTCTTCGAGAAGATCTTCCAGCAGGCCAGGCGGGCCGCCGAGGACGCCGGGCGGGGAGAACTCTTCGAACAGGCCCGGCAGGTGGCCGTGGACTGGGCCACTGCACGGGAGCAGAAGGCCTTCGGGCGCGGCCCCGGGCCGGGCGCCGCGTTACGGCTGCGCCACCTGGCGTACGAACGAACCGTCTACCCGAGGCTGCGCGCGGTGCTGGGCGGCCGGGTGCGCAGCGTGATGTCCGGCGGCTCCACCCTGCGGCGCGAGTTGGGCCTGTTCTTCAGCGGCGCCGGCCTCCAGCTGTACGAGGGGTACGGGCTGACCGAGACCACCGCCGCGATCACCGCCAACCCGGCCGGACGGCAGAAGCTCGGCACGGTCGGGCAGCCGGTGCCGGGCGCCTCGGTGGCGATCGCCGACGACGGCGAGGTGTGGGTGCGCGGCGCCTCGGTCTTCGACGGCTACCTCAACCACCCGCGGTGCACCGCCGAGTCGATGGTCGACGGCTGGTTCGCGACCGGCGACCTGGGGCGGCTGGACGAGGACGGCTACCTGACCATCACCGGCCGCAAGAAGGACCTGATCGTCACCAGCAGCGGCAAGAACCTCGCCCCGGCGGCGCTGGAGGAGCGGGTCGAGGCGCACCCGCTGGTCTCCCAGTGCCTGGTGGTGGGCGACGACCGCCCGTACGTCGCCGCCCTGATCACGCTCGACCCGGCGGCGCTGGCGCACTGGCTGAAGACCCGCGGACGGGAGCAGCTGGACCCGTGGGCGGTGCTCGCCGACGAGGAGCTGCACGTCGAGATCCAGCGCGCGGTGGCGGCCGCGAACACGGCGGTCTCCCGAGCCGAGTCGATCCGCGCGTTCCGGCTGCTGCCACGGGAGTTCAGCCAGGAGCAGGGCCTGCTCACGCCCTCGCTCAAGCTGCGCAGGGAGGCGGCCGCGGAGTACTACGCGGAGGACATCGAGGAGCTCTACCTGAACTGA